Proteins encoded within one genomic window of Pongo pygmaeus isolate AG05252 chromosome 4, NHGRI_mPonPyg2-v2.0_pri, whole genome shotgun sequence:
- the PURA gene encoding transcriptional activator protein Pur-alpha isoform X2, which yields MADRDSGSEQGGAALGSGGSLGHPGSGSGSGGGGGGGGGGGGSGGGGGGAPGGLQHETQELASKRVDIQNKRFYLDVKQNAKGRFLKIAEVGAGGNKSRLTLSMSVAVEFRDYLGDFIEHYAQLGPSQPPDLAQAQDEPRRALKSEFLVRENRKYYMDLKENQRGRFLRIRQTVNRGPGLGSTQGQTIALPAQGLIEFRDALAKLIDDYGVEEEPAELPEGTSLTVDNKRFFFDVGSNKYGVFMRVSEVKPTYRNSITVPYKVWAKFGHTFCKYSEEMKKIQEKQREKRAACEQLHQQQQQQQEETAAATLLLQGEEEGEED from the coding sequence ATGGCGGACCGAGACAGCGGCAGCGAGCAGGGTGGTGCGGCGCTGGGCTCGGGCGGCTCCCTGGGGCACCCCGGCTCGGGCTCAGGCTCCGGCGGGGGCGGTGgtggcggcgggggcggcggcggcagtggcggcggcggcggcggggcccCAGGGGGGCTGCAGCACGAGACGCAGGAGCTGGCCTCCAAGCGGGTGGACATCCAGAACAAGCGCTTCTACCTGGACGTGAAGCAGAACGCCAAGGGCCGCTTCCTGAAGATCGCCGAGGTGGGCGCGGGCGGCAACAAGAGCCGCCTTACTCTCTCCATGTCAGTGGCCGTGGAGTTCCGCGACTACCTGGGCGACTTCATCGAGCACTACGCGCAGCTGGGCCCCAGCCAGCCGCCGGACCTGGCCCAGGCGCAGGACGAGCCGCGCCGGGCGCTCAAGAGCGAGTTCCTGGTGCGCGAGAACCGCAAGTACTACATGGATCTCAAGGAGAACCAGCGCGGCCGCTTCCTGCGCATCCGCCAGACGGTCAACCGGGGGCCTGGCCTGGGCTCCACGCAGGGCCAGACCATTGCGCTGCCCGCGCAGGGGCTCATCGAGTTCCGTGACGCTCTGGCCAAGCTCATCGACGACTACGGAGTGGAGGAGGAGCCGGCCGAGCTGCCCGAGGGCACCTCCTTGACTGTGGACAACAAGCGCTTCTTCTTCGATGTGGGCTCCAACAAGTACGGCGTGTTTATGCGAGTGAGCGAGGTGAAGCCCACCTACCGCAACTCCATCACCGTGCCCTACAAGGTGTGGGCCAAGTTCGGACACACCTTCTGCAAGTACTCGGAGGAGATGAAGAAGATTCaagagaagcagagggagaagCGGGCTGCCTGTGAGCAGCTCcaccagcagcaacagcagcagcaggaggagacCGCCGCTGCCACCCTGCTACTGCAGGgtgaggaagaaggggaagaagattGA
- the IGIP gene encoding IgA-inducing protein homolog: MCSYYHMKKRSVSGCNITIFAVMFSHLSAGNSPCGNQANVLCISRLEFVQYQS, encoded by the coding sequence atgtgcagttattATCACATGAAGAAACGCAGTGTGTCGGGCTGTAATATTACCATATTTGCTGTCATGTTCTCCCATCTCAGTGCTGGGAACTCACCATGTGGAAACCAAGCAAACGTGTTGTGCATCAGCCGGCTTGAGTTTGTTCAATATCAAAGCTGA
- the PURA gene encoding transcriptional activator protein Pur-alpha isoform X1 — protein MNFRKPAWFSPFWVLPERKKSGLGSECSQGLVHRQSWPATQAALSPEQGVPLPQISEGGGGGGGGRAGSQSWSQGGLAAGFWVRVEFLFDCCMWGRAESTGTVTAGTLALVRLLSSARLPPSISREWLTGCGGCGGSRRSRGGKAAAAEATEAAGGAAGGGGAAAERSIMADRDSGSEQGGAALGSGGSLGHPGSGSGSGGGGGGGGGGGGSGGGGGGAPGGLQHETQELASKRVDIQNKRFYLDVKQNAKGRFLKIAEVGAGGNKSRLTLSMSVAVEFRDYLGDFIEHYAQLGPSQPPDLAQAQDEPRRALKSEFLVRENRKYYMDLKENQRGRFLRIRQTVNRGPGLGSTQGQTIALPAQGLIEFRDALAKLIDDYGVEEEPAELPEGTSLTVDNKRFFFDVGSNKYGVFMRVSEVKPTYRNSITVPYKVWAKFGHTFCKYSEEMKKIQEKQREKRAACEQLHQQQQQQQEETAAATLLLQGEEEGEED, from the exons ATGAATTTCCGAAAGCCTGCTTGGTTTTCTCCATTCTGGGTCCTTCCAGAAAGGAAGAAGAGTGGGCTAGGGTCTGAATGCTCACAGGGCCTGGTTCATCGGCAGAGCTGGCCAGCAACCCAGGCTGCGCTCAGCCCTGAGCAGGGTGTCCCCCTTCCCCAAAtctcagaaggaggaggaggagggggaggcggGAGGGCAGGCAGTCAGTCGTGGTCCCAAGGGGGACTGGCTGCAGGTTTTTGGGTGCGTGTGGAGTTTCTTTTTGATTGTTGCATGTGGGGAAGGGCAGAGTCGACGGGAACAGTCACTGCGGGCACCCTAGCCCTGGTGCGTCTACTGTCCTCTGCTCGGCTCCCCCCATCG ATCTCGCGAGAGTGGCTGACTGGCTGTGGGGGTTGCGGCGGCAGCAGGCGGAGCCGGGGAGGGAAAGCAGCGGCGGCTGAGGCGACTGAGGCGGCGGGCGGAGCGgcaggcggcggcggcgcggcaGCGGAGCGCAGCATCATGGCGGACCGAGACAGCGGCAGCGAGCAGGGTGGTGCGGCGCTGGGCTCGGGCGGCTCCCTGGGGCACCCCGGCTCGGGCTCAGGCTCCGGCGGGGGCGGTGgtggcggcgggggcggcggcggcagtggcggcggcggcggcggggcccCAGGGGGGCTGCAGCACGAGACGCAGGAGCTGGCCTCCAAGCGGGTGGACATCCAGAACAAGCGCTTCTACCTGGACGTGAAGCAGAACGCCAAGGGCCGCTTCCTGAAGATCGCCGAGGTGGGCGCGGGCGGCAACAAGAGCCGCCTTACTCTCTCCATGTCAGTGGCCGTGGAGTTCCGCGACTACCTGGGCGACTTCATCGAGCACTACGCGCAGCTGGGCCCCAGCCAGCCGCCGGACCTGGCCCAGGCGCAGGACGAGCCGCGCCGGGCGCTCAAGAGCGAGTTCCTGGTGCGCGAGAACCGCAAGTACTACATGGATCTCAAGGAGAACCAGCGCGGCCGCTTCCTGCGCATCCGCCAGACGGTCAACCGGGGGCCTGGCCTGGGCTCCACGCAGGGCCAGACCATTGCGCTGCCCGCGCAGGGGCTCATCGAGTTCCGTGACGCTCTGGCCAAGCTCATCGACGACTACGGAGTGGAGGAGGAGCCGGCCGAGCTGCCCGAGGGCACCTCCTTGACTGTGGACAACAAGCGCTTCTTCTTCGATGTGGGCTCCAACAAGTACGGCGTGTTTATGCGAGTGAGCGAGGTGAAGCCCACCTACCGCAACTCCATCACCGTGCCCTACAAGGTGTGGGCCAAGTTCGGACACACCTTCTGCAAGTACTCGGAGGAGATGAAGAAGATTCaagagaagcagagggagaagCGGGCTGCCTGTGAGCAGCTCcaccagcagcaacagcagcagcaggaggagacCGCCGCTGCCACCCTGCTACTGCAGGgtgaggaagaaggggaagaagattGA